ATGAAGCCCCTGAGTCTCAATCGGCTGGTGGAGAAAGTGCTGCTGCTGAACAGCAATCTTTTAAAGCTGAACGACATTGTCGTCGAAAAAGAGCTCGATCCGGCCCTGCCGGATGTAAACGGTTCCGAGGATCAGCTGCAGCAGGTGTGCATGAACTGTGTCTCCAACGCCGTCGAGGCCATGGAGGGCTTCAACGGCGGGACACTGACCATTGCGACCGTTTATCTGCCTGAAAACGACCGCGTCCGGCTTGTTTTCAGCGACACGGGTGTGGGCATCGATGAAGAGAGCAAGTTAAACCTGTTCGAACCGTTTTACACCACCAAGAAAAAGGGCAAGGGCGTCGGATTGGGGCTTTCGGTGGCCTACGGCATCATCGAGGAGCACAAGGGGTCCATATCCGTGGTGTCACAACCGGGGCAGGGCGCCGTCTTTTCAATTGAACTGCCGGTGCAGTAGCTCCTACCGTTGCAACGCTGGGGTTTATGCAAGCCCGAAAACAAAATCTTTCGCAAACATCATGGGGTTTGAACAAATAGATACCCAACCCGGATAAAGCGGAAAAAATACCCCGGCGGCTCAAATACCTAAACAGCCACACTGCCGAAATCTATATGCTGGTTGCGCTGCTTTTACGTTTTGAATACGTGAACACTAGAAATGGAGTACACGCATGAGCGACACATCCATCCTGATAGTCGATGATGAACTGGTTCTGCGGGAGTCACTGGCCGCCTGGCTCGAAAGGGACGGCCACGATGTGGAGACCGCCGCCAGCGGGGAGGAGGGGCTGGCGCGGCTGCTGAAAAAGCAGTTCGATGTCATGCTGGTGGACATCAAAATGGAGGGCATGAGCGGACTCGAGGTGCTGCGCAGGGTCAGGGAAAGCGATCCGGACGTCGCCGTGGTCATGATTACGGCTTATGGTTCCATTTCCACGGCCATCGAGGCCATGAAAGCGGGTGCCCAGGATTACCTCTTGAAACCCTTCGACCCAAACGAACTGGGGCTGCTCATCGAAAAGATCCTGGCCCAGCAGGCGCAGCGCAGGGAGAACCAGTTCCTGCGCGAGGACTACAAGGAAAGAACCCGTTTCGAAAGTATGATCGGTCAGTCGGCACCCATGCAGACGGTTTTCCAGATGGTCGAGGACGTCGCCCCCACGGATTCCACCGTGCTGATTACCGGTGAAACCGGGACCGGGAAGGGCCTGGCAGCCAAGGCTATCCACACCAACAGCCCGCGGTGCGAAGGTCCTTTTGTCGTGGTCAACTGCGGCGCCATTCCCGAACACCTCATGGAAAGCGAGCTGTTCGGCCACCAGAAGGGGGCTTTCACGGACGCGAAGGAGACCAGGAAGGGGCGTCTGGAACTGGCCCACGGCGGGACGCTTTTCCTGGACGAAATCGGTGAAATCAGCATGCGTATGCAGATCGACCTGCTACGGGTTCTGGAAGACCACGTTTTTTACCGTGTGGGGGGGACGCAGCCCATCGAAACCGATTTTCGTGTGATTGCCGCCACCAACAGGGATCTTACCAAGGCGATTCGAGCAGAGAATTTCCGGGAAGACCTTTTCTACCGTCTGAATGTCATCTCCCTGAGGATGCCGCCATTGCGCGAACGCAAGGAGGACATCCCCCTGCTGGTCGAGCACTTCGTGCGTCGTTTTACCCAGGAGGCCAACAGGACGGTGAACGGGATCCGGCGCGATGCCCTGGATGAAATGATGCTGCACGAGTGGCCGGGAAACGTCAGAGAGCTGGAAAATGCCATCGAGCGTGCGGTGGTGATCGGCAAGGAGCGCAAGATAAGGCCCCAGGATCTGCCGTTTTTCAATGCGGCGGAGCGTGTCTGTTTTCCGGGCAGCTCCCTGAAAGATGTGGAACGTGACCATATCGAGAACATCCTTGCGGCCAACCAGTGGAATATCGCCCGCAGCGCAAAAATTTTGGGGGTCGACCGGTCGACGCTTTACGCCAAGGTTAAACGCTACGCCCTCAAGAAGCCGGAATGACGATCATGTCCGATGCGTTTATTGCCATTGCGCCCATTGGACCGTTGCCGGCGGCTTGGATCGAACCGTTGAAGGATCGGATTCAGGAAATTTTCGGTTATCCCACCCGGGAGGTGGCCCTTTTGGACGACGTTGAATTCGCAAGGGATCCGGAACGGGATCAGTACCATTCCACCTGCATTCTGGAGGCCCTGGCCGCAAAGGCGCCGCCCGGAGCCGTCAAGGTGCTGGGCATCACCGAGGTGGACCTGTTCATTCCCATCCTGACCTATGTTTTCGGGGAGGCCCAATTGGGGGGTGTCGCCTGTATCGTCTCCACCTGTCGGCTCAATGCCGCCGGCATGGCCGGCAATGCACAGGGCGTTTTCCGGGAACGCATGGTCAAGGAAGCCATCCACGAGCTGGGGCACACCTTCAAGCTGCGCCATTGCCAGGAGAAGGCCTGCATCATGCACTACTGCCGCAGCACCCAGGACGTGGACTGCAAAACGAACGCCCTCTGCCGCTACTGCCGGGTGCTGGTGGAAGACGAACGCAAACGGCTGGCGAAGCGTGAAACGTGAGACGTTAGACGTGAAACGTACACCGTGCACCGTAAACCGTGAGGCGCAGCATGGGGACCGCGTCTCACATTAGAATTGATTTTCCTTAATAACAATGAACCCAACCAGCCCAGCAAACCGATTCAAACCCGCCGTGACCAGAACCGTTCTGCTGTTGCTTGCCGGCATCGTGTGGGAGGGTGTCGGCATCATGCTTTTGCTTCTGGCCTTTTCGTGGCTGTCGACCGCATCGCATACCGGCATGTATCTGTACGCGGCTGCCGGCATATTGCTGGCGCTGGTGGTCCACCATTTCGGGTTTTTGAAGATAGTGGACAAAAACGCGCAGCGTATCCTCCAAATGAACGGGAAACGGTGTTTTTTTGCATTCATTCCCTGGAAAAGCTATGTGCTTGTTATTGTCATGATAACGATGGGGGCGTTGTTGCGCCATTCGACGCTTCCGAAAAAGGTGTTGGCGATTTTGTACATCGGCATCGGTTTGGCGCTGATACTGTCGAGCGTGAGGTATGTAAGAATGTTTTACCGGGAAAAAAGCCAGGCCCCGCAGTGAACGGCGAAGCCCGGCTTTTTTTCAGCTGCGCAGAAACGTTTTAGCCAGGTTGTCCCACCCCAGAGCCGGAAGGTTGCCGTAGATGTCGCTGCCTAAAAATCCGCCGTCCGTTGCCAATGGGCCGGCAACCTTTTCTACGGCCCGGTAGACCTGGGCCACCTCATCCTGCAGGAATTTTTGGGACTCGTCGCCGATCATGAGATCCTTCAGATCTTCGCGTAGTTCCGGCGCGTGGATTCTCAGAATCCATCCCTCGGCATACGGGTTGCGGGCGGCGTGCGCCCCGTCGGTTCTCACACGGGGGTTTACGGCCGTGACCACGCCGCTGACAGGCGACAGCATGCGGGCGGTGTTGGCCCCCCGGTTCAGGGCGATCTGGCCCCGGTCGCGGGTGATTGCCTTGCCCACCAGCGGTGCAACGATGGCATCCGGAGGACCCATCAGTTTCAAGGCAAAGTCATCCAGCCCCATCCGCACCTCGGAATCCGCTTCGATCTTTACCCAGGCGTGCCCCCGGTGCAGGTAGTAGCCCTGGGGGATTTTGAATCCCTGGATATTCGTGGTCGCCACCGGTTTGACCACGGCGTGCACCATGAATTCATCCTGGAAGTACTGGTCGAATTCGCAGTCGCTGCAATGGTAGTCGTGGATGCAGGTTCTGAACTCGATGCGCTTTTTCATGTGATGCACGCAGGGGCGTTTCCCCGGGGGCTGTTTGGCGAGCTTTTGCTGCCAGGTGACGATGTTGCCCCGCTTGCCTTCAGGGCGCCGCCCCTGGCCGGACAGGGCTGCGTTTTCGGCGGCAATGCGCTGCAGCGCCGTGTCAAAGTGGCAGGACCGGCACCGATAATCCAGTTTGCAGCTTTTTTTCCGCACCACGCCGGCCTGCATCCAGATGCAATCCGGCGGCGGCACCATTCCCTTTTGTTGTTTTATTTCTGCCCTTTGCATGACTTCCGGCTCCCTCTATTAATGAAGTGTTGAAATCCTGGCCCTTTGGGCCAGGTCAGAGATATTTGGCTGTGCCGGTAATAGGGGTAATGAAAATCCAAGCACCAAGTCCGAAATCCTAAAACCATATCGAATGACCGAAATTCAAAAGATCCAAACGATAGACGTAAGCCGTCGGTGGCCGGTAGGCCCGAGCAGGTTCCCACCGGCCACCGATGATCGGTGTCAGGTTTTCAAAAACGTCCTGGTGAGGTTGTGCCAGTCCAGTTTGCGTGCGTTCCCGTAGATGTCCTCTTCAAAGAAACCGCCGTCGGCCGCCAGTGGACCGACCGCCTCTTCCACCATTTTTTCGAGGGTGTCGACTTCCTGCCCCATCCAGGAGAGGGCGTCGGTTTCGGTCAGCAACGGCTTCACGGCGCCCTTGATATTCGGATTGCGCACCACGAAGAGCCATCCGTCGCCATACGGTTCGTCGTTGGCCAGGGCCGGTTTTTCCCGCACCTGGCTGTTGACTTCGACAATCACGCCGCCGATGGGGGAAAGCACGTCGGCCAGGTTGTCCTTGCGTTTGAGCCCCCAGCCGACCTTGCCCTGGTCGAGTTCCTTGCCCATCAGAGGAAGATCCAGTGCATCGGCCCTTCCCAGAAGCTTCAGTGAGAAGTCGTCGAGCCCTACCCGGATGTTGCCGCCGCTCTCGATGCGGGCCCAGGCATGACCGTTGTGAAAATAGTACTCCTTGGGTACCTCGAAGCCCTTGACCTGCTGGAAAGCCCCCGGCAACGACTTGGTCTTGGTTGACCAGACATCCTCGAAGTACTGGTCGAAATCGCAGCTGGCGCACTGGTAGTCGTAAGCACAAACGCGGTTGCCGATCCGCTTGGTGAGGCTGTGGCGACAGATCCTTTCCATTTCCGGTTTGCGACGCATGGCGTTCTGCCAGCTGATCTGTTTGCCGCTGTTTACCTGCTTGCACATGCCCTGGTCATATTTACAGGAGGTACAGTCATAATAATTGTTGCATCCCTTGAACGCTACGACGCCGGCCTGCATCCAAAGGCAGGGGTTGGCCTCCCTGGCCTTTTTATCGGGCTTTATTTTCCATACCTGACCACCTAGAACGGTGCTAATACCGTCGCCCCTGCCCAGGTCCCGTCCATTGCCTTTGGTGTAGGTTGATCCGTAGCCGACCCGGTTTCTTCGGTTTTGGGGGTCTGTTGCCATGATGTCCTCCTTGTTTATCTGTTGGTTTTTGAAACGTTCAGCCGTGTAATCGATATCTGCCCCTTACATAGAGCAATGGTCATGCCATCGTCGCGGAAAAACAAGCAGGATCAATGTAACTATATGAAATTAAATATAATAAATAAACAACGCCCGGAGTTGTCAGAATGTTGTCGGCCAATCCCACGGGGGCGGCCCTATTTTTTTTGTCGTATTTTTCGACACGCCGGCGGCTTTTGCTCTAACATTTTCCTTCCCCCATTCGCGATGGGGAGGATGGATCCAGCTGAAAATCCCTTTCTTGCGTAAGGAATTTCGATTAAAATTATTTTATTTCAAATAGTTAAAAATTGAAGCGGCAGCGGCGCGGCCGCGTTGCCCGCCATCGCGGCACGCGATGGCGGGTTGTGTCGGAAAATACGACACCTATGTCTTGATATCCGACAACAAAAATGAGTTTGTGTTCATTTCTCATCCTTTTTTTGAATAAGGAAAGAAACATGGTTGTTTATGTATATAACTATTTGTAATTAAATATATAATAAAATAATGTGCCGGTGGGGAAAATGTGGCGATAAGGCTTGACAAGCCCTATATTAGGCGGTAAAATGAATGAATATTCATTCATAAAACGCAACGAACGCAATCTGATAAAGAGCGTTTGCATGCATGGAGGTGCGTCATCAATAAACGCAGAAGATCAAACGACAAGTATCGGCGCATACTGGAGGCGGCCATCAAGATATTCGCCGAGCAGGGTTTCTTTCAGTCGACGATCGCTCAGATAGCCAAAGAGGCCGGTGTTGCCGATGGAACGATTTACCTCTATTTCAAAAGCAAGAACGACATCCTGGTGCAGTTTTTCAATTTCAAAACCAAGCAGGTCTTCGACGGTTTCCGGGCGGAAGTGGACAAGGCCGACAACACCGTCGACAAGCTTCGCAATCTGGTCCGCCGGCATCTGGCCGAATTCCAGCGCGACCGCAACATGGCCATCCTTTACCAGTCTCTAACCCACCAGCGCACCCGCTTGGTGGAACCGCAGATCAGGGAGATGTCCGACATGTACCTGGACATCGTGGCGGAAATCGTGGAACAGGGGCAGCAGGAGGGCCTGATTCGTAAAGAGCTCTATTTGAGTCTGGTCAAGCGTTTCATCCTTGGTGCGGTGGACGAGGTGATCAACACCTGGATCCATGCGGGCAGCCAATACGATCTGGTCACCATGGCCGATCCGCTGGTGGACCTTTTTATAGGCGGTATCGGTACCGGAGGCGACGAGGTTGCGTCGTCCGCCGGGAATACACCCATGCAACGATGAGGTACCCCCCGCTGGGGTGAATTGAACCTTTATAACAACACATATATAGATCAAGGAGAGAAAAAATGGCACAGAGCATTGCAGACCGCAGAGACATCGAATTCGTTCTTCACGAACTGCTCGACGTAGGGAAATTGAGCGAGCATGAAAAATTCGCGGAATTCACCCCCAAGACCGTGGACCTGATTGTCAAAGAAGCCCGCAACCTGGCCGTCAAGGAGATCCTTCCGACCCGTGAAATCGGGGACCGGGAGGGCGTCACCTTCGACAACGGCAAGGTAGCGGTCCCGGATGCGTTCCACCGCGTGTGGGAGCTTTTCAAGGAGGGTGAGTGGCTGGCCATGACCGAAGATCCCGAATGGGGCGGGCAGGGCATGCCCAGGACCGTGGCTCTGGCCGCAAGCGACTACTTCAATGGCGCCAATTACGCTTTCATGATGTATGCCGGATTGACCCACGGGGCCGGCAAGCTCGTGGAATCTTTTGGAACGGAAGAGCAGAAGGCGATTTTCCTGAAGAAAATGTACACCGGCGAATGGACCGGCACCATGCTGCTGACCGAACCGGAGGCGGGCTCGGACGTCGGCGCCCTGACCACCACGGCCGTGAAAAACGATGACGGCACCTACTCCATCACGGGCAGCAAAATATTTATCTCCTCGGGCGAACACGACATGGCCGAAAACATCATCCACCCGGTTCTGGCGCGCATCGAAGGCGCCCCCCAGGGTACCAAGGGGATTTCCCTGTTCCTGGTTCCCAAATACCGGGTCAACGACGACGGCAGCCTGGGCCAGTTCAACGACGTGGTGTGCACCGGTGTTGAAGAAAAGATGGGTATACATGGCAATTCAACCTGCTCGCTTACCCTGGGCGGCAAAGGCGAGTGTGTGGGAACGCTGCTCGGGGAGGAGAACAAGGGCATGCGTGCCATGTTCCTGATGATGAATGAAGCCCGCCTGCTGGTGGGTATGCAGGGTTTTGCCTGCGCCACCGCTTCCTATCTGAATGCCGTCAACTACGCCCGCGAGCGGGTGCAGGGCAAGCACCTGGCCTCCTTCGGACAGGCGGACGCACCGTCCGTGCCCATCATTCAGCATCCGGATGTGAGAAGGCAGCTTCTCACCATGAAAAGCTATGTAGAGGCCATGCGCAGCCTGCTCTACTATACAGGCTGGTGCGACGACCTGATCGACACCAGCGACGACGAGGCGGTCAAGGCCAAATACCAGGGCATCGTGGACCTGTTGATTCCGATTGCCAAGGGATATGTCACTGACCGGTCCTACGATGTCTGCAACCTCGGCATGCAGGTTTACGGCGGGTACGGGTACATCAGGGAGTACCCCCAGGAGCAGCTGGTGCGGGATTGCCGGATCACCATGATTTACGAGGGCACCAACGGCATTCAGGCCATGGACCTTTTGGGGCGCAAACTGGGAATGAACGAAGGCCGGCCGATCATGGACCTGCTGGGCGAGATTCAGAAGACCGTCGTCCGGGCCAAGGAGCTTCCCGCGACCGGGGAGCTGGCCACCAGACTCGATGAAACGCTCAACAAGCTGGGCGAGACGGCCATGCACATGGGTGCCACCGCCATGTCGCCCAAGGCGCTGAATGCCTTCGCCTTCGCCTACAACTTCATGGAAGCGGCCGGCGATGTGATCATGGCCTGGATGCTGCTGTGGCGCGCCGTGGTTGCCGCCGAAAAAATGAACGGCA
This is a stretch of genomic DNA from Deltaproteobacteria bacterium. It encodes these proteins:
- a CDS encoding sigma-54 dependent transcriptional regulator, which codes for MSDTSILIVDDELVLRESLAAWLERDGHDVETAASGEEGLARLLKKQFDVMLVDIKMEGMSGLEVLRRVRESDPDVAVVMITAYGSISTAIEAMKAGAQDYLLKPFDPNELGLLIEKILAQQAQRRENQFLREDYKERTRFESMIGQSAPMQTVFQMVEDVAPTDSTVLITGETGTGKGLAAKAIHTNSPRCEGPFVVVNCGAIPEHLMESELFGHQKGAFTDAKETRKGRLELAHGGTLFLDEIGEISMRMQIDLLRVLEDHVFYRVGGTQPIETDFRVIAATNRDLTKAIRAENFREDLFYRLNVISLRMPPLRERKEDIPLLVEHFVRRFTQEANRTVNGIRRDALDEMMLHEWPGNVRELENAIERAVVIGKERKIRPQDLPFFNAAERVCFPGSSLKDVERDHIENILAANQWNIARSAKILGVDRSTLYAKVKRYALKKPE
- a CDS encoding archaemetzincin, which codes for MTIMSDAFIAIAPIGPLPAAWIEPLKDRIQEIFGYPTREVALLDDVEFARDPERDQYHSTCILEALAAKAPPGAVKVLGITEVDLFIPILTYVFGEAQLGGVACIVSTCRLNAAGMAGNAQGVFRERMVKEAIHELGHTFKLRHCQEKACIMHYCRSTQDVDCKTNALCRYCRVLVEDERKRLAKRET
- a CDS encoding glycine cleavage system protein H; this encodes MATDPQNRRNRVGYGSTYTKGNGRDLGRGDGISTVLGGQVWKIKPDKKAREANPCLWMQAGVVAFKGCNNYYDCTSCKYDQGMCKQVNSGKQISWQNAMRRKPEMERICRHSLTKRIGNRVCAYDYQCASCDFDQYFEDVWSTKTKSLPGAFQQVKGFEVPKEYYFHNGHAWARIESGGNIRVGLDDFSLKLLGRADALDLPLMGKELDQGKVGWGLKRKDNLADVLSPIGGVIVEVNSQVREKPALANDEPYGDGWLFVVRNPNIKGAVKPLLTETDALSWMGQEVDTLEKMVEEAVGPLAADGGFFEEDIYGNARKLDWHNLTRTFLKT
- a CDS encoding TetR family transcriptional regulator, which codes for MHAWRCVINKRRRSNDKYRRILEAAIKIFAEQGFFQSTIAQIAKEAGVADGTIYLYFKSKNDILVQFFNFKTKQVFDGFRAEVDKADNTVDKLRNLVRRHLAEFQRDRNMAILYQSLTHQRTRLVEPQIREMSDMYLDIVAEIVEQGQQEGLIRKELYLSLVKRFILGAVDEVINTWIHAGSQYDLVTMADPLVDLFIGGIGTGGDEVASSAGNTPMQR
- a CDS encoding acyl-CoA dehydrogenase, whose translation is MAQSIADRRDIEFVLHELLDVGKLSEHEKFAEFTPKTVDLIVKEARNLAVKEILPTREIGDREGVTFDNGKVAVPDAFHRVWELFKEGEWLAMTEDPEWGGQGMPRTVALAASDYFNGANYAFMMYAGLTHGAGKLVESFGTEEQKAIFLKKMYTGEWTGTMLLTEPEAGSDVGALTTTAVKNDDGTYSITGSKIFISSGEHDMAENIIHPVLARIEGAPQGTKGISLFLVPKYRVNDDGSLGQFNDVVCTGVEEKMGIHGNSTCSLTLGGKGECVGTLLGEENKGMRAMFLMMNEARLLVGMQGFACATASYLNAVNYARERVQGKHLASFGQADAPSVPIIQHPDVRRQLLTMKSYVEAMRSLLYYTGWCDDLIDTSDDEAVKAKYQGIVDLLIPIAKGYVTDRSYDVCNLGMQVYGGYGYIREYPQEQLVRDCRITMIYEGTNGIQAMDLLGRKLGMNEGRPIMDLLGEIQKTVVRAKELPATGELATRLDETLNKLGETAMHMGATAMSPKALNAFAFAYNFMEAAGDVIMAWMLLWRAVVAAEKMNGKVKKKDAAFYEGQVKNAEFFIHTVLPVTVGKMNAILDGNDAVNAISEDAFGGK